The nucleotide window TGTCGATGGGGTTGTCCTCGCCCGGCGGCTCGAAGGGCAGGGTGCGCACGCCTGGCACTTCGGTCAGGAACAGCAGCTTGTTCGCGCCCAGCTCGCTGGCCACGCGCGTGGCGACTTCTTCCATCGCCAGGTTGAAGGCCTCGCCCGTGGGCGAGAAGCCGAACGGCGAGATCAGCACCAGCGCCTGCATCTCCAGCGTGCGGCGAATGCCTTCCACGTCCACCTTGCGTACCAGCCCGGTGTGCTGAAAGTTCACGCCATCCACGATGCCCACCGGCCGCGCGGTGAGGAAGTTGCCCGAGATCACGCGCACGCGCGAGCCGGCCATGGGGGTGTTGGGCAGGCCCTCGCTGAAGGCCGCCTCGATCTCGTAGCGCAGCTGACCGGCGGCTTCCTGCGCACTGTCCAGCGCCACCGGGTCGGTGATGCGCATGCCGTGCGAATACTTGGCCTCGTGGCCCTTGGCGGCGAGCTGCTCGCCCACCTGCGGGCGAAAGCCGTGTACCAGCACGATCTTCACGCCCATGGCCTGGATCATGGCCAGGTCCTGCACGATGCTTTGCAGCTTGCCGGCGGCGATCGCCTCGCCGGTCAGGCCCACGACGAAGGTCTGGTTGCGGAACTTGTGGATGTACGGTGCAACCGACCGGAACCAGGGCACGAAGGTGAAGTTGAAGACCGTGGACATGGGCGGGGAAGCGGCAGCGGCGGCGATAAAAAAAGCCTGCGGGCCCCGCGCGGCTCAGGCAGGCGGCGGGCTCGGCAAGCGAAAACGCGCAGTGTAGCGGCTGCCTTGACCGCCTGCGGCGTGGGGCGCTTTGGGCGGCCCGCACGGGTGTATTTCAAGCTATTTTGGCCTTCAGTCGGCGTGGATCAAGCGTGTGTAGCTATACAAATAATAGCGATATACGATCAACGCGCGCTGCGCTGCGGCGTCTGGGCAGTCGGCGGCAGCAGCAGCGGCGCGGGCCGACGCGCACGGCCACCGCCGTCGCGCAGGCGCAGCG belongs to Melaminivora suipulveris and includes:
- the argA gene encoding amino-acid N-acetyltransferase — encoded protein: MSTVFNFTFVPWFRSVAPYIHKFRNQTFVVGLTGEAIAAGKLQSIVQDLAMIQAMGVKIVLVHGFRPQVGEQLAAKGHEAKYSHGMRITDPVALDSAQEAAGQLRYEIEAAFSEGLPNTPMAGSRVRVISGNFLTARPVGIVDGVNFQHTGLVRKVDVEGIRRTLEMQALVLISPFGFSPTGEAFNLAMEEVATRVASELGANKLLFLTEVPGVRTLPFEPPGEDNPIDTELPLAAARRLLAQLPPPQQPTDTGFYLQHCVRACEHGVERSHILPFAVDGSLLLEIYVHDGIGTMVIDEKLEELREATIDDVGGIIQLIEPFERDGTLVKRDRTEIERDIASYTVIEHDGVIFGCAALHPYPEARTAEMAAVTVSSQSQGTGDGEKLLKRIEQRARMQGLESLFVLTTRTMHWFLKRGFAPVDPDWLPEARKRKYNWDRKSQVLVKKLTP